The genomic DNA GGCTGGCGCGCCGCGGACTCCGACAGTCGGGGGCCCGTCGGCAGGAAGGTCGACCAGGCGGTGGGGATCGGAGCCGCATCCGTATCCGCGTAACCGAGCCTGGTCTGGGCGATCTTGGCCTCCTTGAGTTCCTCTTCGCGCTGCTTGGCCGTGGTGCCGATGCCCTTGTCGTCGGTGGCGCTGTCGCTGTTGGACTGCAGGGCGTAGCGCAGGCCGGTGTCGGTGACCAGGAAGACCGGGCCCGCCGAGGTCTCGGTGCCCTGGAACTGGCGGTAGAGCTGCCCCGATCCGGGCGTCACGTATGCGCTGGAGGAGCCGGAGGGCAGCGAGGTGGGGAACTCGGTGCCGGCCCAGGTCGACAGAGTGGTGGCGCCGCCCTTGCCGTGGACCGAGCGCAGGACGTTGCACACGGTGTTGCGGCCGCTGGTGGCGCTCGTGGCGTTGTTCACCGTCTCCGGTGCGGCCTGCGGCCACTTCTCGCTCGCGGCGAAGGGCGCACCTTCGACGATGGCGCCGGGACTGACCTGCTGCGCCTCGCCGGTCTGGCCCACGGTGACCAGCTGGGGGCTGTTGAGGAGCAGGGTGGCGGTGAAGTCGGAGATGGGGGCGACGCGGCCGGGCAGGACCACGTAGGACTGCATCGTGGTGCCCTTGCGGGCCTTGATGATCATGCCGACCTTGTCGGCGGAGCGGAGGTCACCGGGGGCGTTCGCCGCCGCGCCCGGGATGCCCTTGACCGTGGGGATCGAGATCGGGTCGCGCTGGTGGAGCGTGTTCAGCCACTGCTGCGAGACGCGCTGCGGCTTGCGCCCCTGGGTGTCGAGCGCGTTCAGCAGGTTGTCGTCCGTGGAGTCCACGCGGTACGCGTTGCCCTGCGCGTCGACGATGTACGGCGTCTTGTTGTCGGGGCCGACGACGTACAGGAGTTCACCGCCGGCCAGCCGGTCGGCTCCGTCGGTCTTGCCGTAGTCGCGCTGGGCGAAGACGAAAGTGGCCTTCTGGATGGCGGTGCCGCCCTGGCCGGGACGTTCGCACACAGCCCAGCGCTTGGCGGCGCCGGCCTCCTTCGCCGACGGCAGGCGGTCGGGTGCGTAGGGGATGCCGATGGTGGGACCGTGCGGCAGCGTGTCGCTGTCGAGGACCTTCTCGTCGACGGTGATGACGGTGTCCTTGTCGGGCGCGAGGAGCAGCTTGGCCGAGGCCATGTTGAGGACCGGATGCAGTTGCGCCTTGCCGTCGGTCTCCAGGACCACGTACCGGGTGGTCGAGTCGCTGGCGACGATGACGTTCGCGTTCGGGGTCTTCCAGCCCTTGGGAGCCGTCGGGCTGAACATGCCGATGGCCCCGAACACGGCCAGGATGACGACGCCGATGATGACACCGGGCAGCACCGCGCGCAGCGGCTTCGGCGCCCCTTCCTCCGAGCCCGAGGGCGAGGGCTGCACGAAGGACGCCAGGACGCGGCGCTTCGCGAAGGTGTAGGCGTTGAGTTCGTCCCGCCGTGATGCCATCTGTTGTCCGCTCTCTCCCCGTGCGGCGCTGCGGGGCGCTGTCGTAGCGGTTCCCCCGGCCCTGTGCTGCCCCGGTCCGCCGCCTCGGTTGCCCGCGCTGTCAGACCCGGCCCCTACTATGCCTGCTGTGGAACGGTACTTGCGGGGCGGGTAGGGTGCCTGGATCTTCAAGAGCCCTATGTGGTGCTGAAATTCCAGCGAGTTGTGAGCAAAACGGGGGGATGGAGTGATGGCTTCCGGAACGCGGACCCGGTCGCGTGACCGGGCGCAGGCGCGGGGCTCTTCAGCGCCCCGTCCAGGGGCGGCACAGCAACCGTCCGCGCCGGGGCCGCGGCCGCAGGCGTCGGGCGCGCTCCATCTCAGAACGCGTCAGGGACAGTCCGGGGCGTTCCGGCTGCAACGGATCGTTCTGTTGGAAATCGCGGCCGCTGTTCTTCTCGCCGGCTGGGTGATCGATCCGCTGGCGCTGGTGCCGGCAGCCGTCGTCGCCGTCGTACTCGTACTGCTCGCCTTCGTGCGCCGCCGGGGCCGCTCCCTGCCCGAATGGCTGGGTACGGCACGGGCGTTGAAGGCGCGGCAGCGGCGGGCAGCGAGTACGCCGATACCACCGGGTACGGAGCCGGGCCTCGCACCCGCGGTGGAGTGCGACCCGAGTCTGCGGACGTATGCGTACGGCGGACGGGACCGACGGCCGGTCGGGATCATCGGGGACGGGACGTTCGTCACCGCTGTGTTGCAGGTGGAGGCCGACGCGACGGCGCTGCGTGCCGAGCGCAGTCGGCAGCCCCTGCCACTCGGACTGGTGCGGGACGCCCTTGAAGTGGACGGGATCCGCCTGGAGTCCGCGCAGATCGTTCTGCACACGCAGCCCGCGCCCGCACTGCACCTGCCGCAGCAGTCCGTGGCCGTCACCAACTACGCGCCGCTGCAGGCGCAGACGGGCGCACCTGCCGTGCGCATCACCTGGATCGCGCTGAAGCTCGACCCGGAGCTGTGCCCGGAGGCCGTGTCCGCGCGCGGTGGCGGACTCGTGGGGGCGCAGAAGTGCGTCGTGCGCGCCGCCGACCACCTCACGAGCCGTCTGACGGGAGCGGGATTCCGTACAACCGTGCTCAACGAGGAGGAGTTGACCGCCGCCATCGCCACCTCGGCCTGCGCCAACCCGCTGGTGACGGCGGGGGCGGGGCGGACCGAGGCGAGGGAGCGGCGGACCGAGGAGTCGGGGCGCAGCTGGCGTTGCGACAACCGCAGGCACACGACGTACTGGGTCCGCCGCTGGCCCCTGGTGGGCGGCGACGGACGGTCGCTGCCCCAACTCGTCGCCCTGCTCACGGCCGTACCCGCGCTCGCCACCACGTTCAGTCTCACGCTGGCGCACGGCGAGCGGGGCGAGGTGTCGCTGTGCGGGCATCTGCGGGTGACCGGGCGCAGTGACGACGAACTGGTCGCGGCGCGGCGGGCGCTGGAGGAGGCCGCACGACGGGGCGGCGCCGGGCTCGCCCGCCTCGACCGGCAGCAACTGCCCGGCGTGCTCGCCACTCTGCCTCTCGGGGGTGCTCGCTGATGGCCATGACCACGGCATCGACACCGGGAGCGCGGGCGTACGGCGCCCCGGGGAACGCCGATGGCCCGGGCGAGCCCTCGGTCGCCGAGCGGCTGCGCGGACGGGCGCGCAGCGGGTTCGGGCTGATCGGGCCCCGGCACGGGCGGCACTCGCTGTCCGTGGAGCAGGTGGACTCGCTCGCGCTGCCCATCGGGGACGACGGGGTCGTCGTCGGGGTGGACGCGGAGGGGCAGCCCGCCGTGCTCGGGCTCAATCGGCCCACTCCGTACGACGTCGTCCTGATCGGTGGCCTGTGGACCGCGCAGGTGCTTGCTCTGCGGGCTGCGGCGACCGGGGCGCGGGTCGCCGTGGAGACCGGGCGGGCACCGGCCTGGATGCAGTTGGTGCATGCCATGGGCGGCGGACAGAACGGGATGTCCGTGTACGACGTGGGGCGGGTGCCGCCGCAGGGTGCCTCGGCGGGCAACCCGGTGCTGGTGGTGCGTGACTGCGGTATGCGGCCGCCGCGGGGGCGGGTCGTCTCCGGGCCCTGGCAGGCGGTGCTGACGCTGCTGCCGTATCTCAGTCCGGTGGCGCCGCGGCTCATGCGGCAGGCGCGGCTCGTCGGGGTCCAGCGGGTCTCGCCCGACGAGGCCGCGGAGATAGGCCGCACGGTGGCACTGCCCCGGGGCGACATGGACTCGCTGCCGACCCTGCCCGACGGTGTCACGCTCTGGTGTGCCGATCGCGACCGGCAGTATGTGATGACCCAGCCGACCGACGCCGAGACCGGATTGTTGGGTATGCCCCGCAGGATGGACTGATCGGGCGGAACTCGATCGGATTGGGTTGCTTGAGGCCGGTTCGCGGCTTCTTGCGTCCGATTACGTCCAGTTGACGCCTAGTTGTTCACTCCTTGTTAGCCATCATCGTCCTGGTTTGTCCATTCTCCACGGGACTGGGGCCGTCACTTCCGGGCAGGCTGTGACGTAGCGGGTTGGCGTGGAGGGGCGGACGGCCCTGCCGTGGGGGCGCTTGTGGTGATTAGGCTGGGACCGGGCGCCACACCGAAACCCGTGGCGGACCGCCGGCACCTCAGGGGGAGCCGGGCGGTTTCGGATCCGTCGGTCGACTTCGGGCAACGGGATCGGACGACTTCGTACGAACAAGAGCGGTCGCCTCAGCGCGGCATGAGGGTGCTCGACCACACCAGGAGGAATTGTGAACAGCGATCGGGACGGGATCCGCGGGGGCTGGGCTTCACCCGACGATGACCAGTCCGACGCCGAGTCTGCCATCGAGATGACGGGCGAGTTCACCATCGACTACGCAGCTCCTGCCTGGTACACGCAGAACGCGTCGGGAGGCGCGACGACGGATCCGGTCGATACCGACACCCCGGGTGCGCCGGTCGCGCCTGCTGCACCGGTCGGGCCGGCCGCGCCGGTCGCGCCTGCCGCACCGGCCTTCCCGGCCGGGGGTCCGAGCGGTGGTGTGGCGGCTCCCGTTCCGGCCGTGCCGCCGGGTCCGCCCGTGGCCGCGGGTCCGCCCGCGCCGCCGGTCGGTCCGCCCGTGGACCTGCCGCATCCGGCGCCCGAAGAGGGGTTTCCCGTGTGGACTCCGCCGACCGTCGCGGCCGAAACGGCCGCCGGTGACGGGGAGCTCGAGAGCGGCGCGACGGTGCGGTTCTCCCCTGCCGCGCTCAAGCGTGAGTTCGAGGAACTCGCCGCCGCGGGCAAGGCCGTTGAGGAGTTCGGTGCGGGGGCGAGTGCGGGTCCGGGGTCTGCTCCCGGTACCGGTTCCGCCGGTGGCGACTTCGAGTTGAGCGCGCCCACGGCTCCGGGGGGCGGCCAGGGAGCCGAGGGCTCCGGCGCCACGGCCGGCGTTGACGCCGACGCCGACGCCGACGCCGACGGGAACGACCGTGCACACGGCTCGGCCGAGCCCGTTTCGACGGGCGGTACGACGACCGGCGCCGGCGATGCGGGCACCGTTCCTGAGGGCGCGGACGCCGGTGTGGGCGCAGGCGGTGACGAGAGTGCAGGAGGCAGCGGCGAGGCCGGGCAGTCCGGCGTTGCCGCGCCGTCCGCGGAGGGGGCCTCGGACACCGCCTCCGTCGACACCACGTCCGAGGACGCGAACACACCACAGGCTGAGGCCGCGGCCTCGGACGCGGAGACGGAGACCGAGACGGAGACGGAGACGGAGACGGAGACGGAGACGGAGACGGACACATCGTCTGCGGACGCCGCATCCCGGGGCGCCACGTTCCCAGGACTCCACCGAGCAAGGCCCTGCCCCGGAGGCGCAGAACGCGCAGGCCTCCCCGGCTGCCTCGGACTCCGCCGACGTCCCGGATTCTGCAAACGCATCGGCCGCATCTGCCGCTCCGACTCCGGCCGCTCCGGCGAACGGTGGCGAGGCAGACCCCGCCGCCCCTGCCCCGACCGCCTCCAACGACGTACCGGCCCCGCAGTCCTGGACCCCGCCGCCGGCTCCGCCGAGCGCGCTTCCGCCGTTGCCGCCCGCCTATCAGCCGGCCGCGCCCGCACCGGCGGCCCAGTGGCCCGCGTCTCCGCAGCCGGGCGAGCCGACGAGCCCCGAGGCCGCAGCCCCCGCTCCCGTCCAAGGCCAGCCGCAGCCGCAGCCGCAGCCCCAGCCGGCGGCCGCGCAGGGCGAGCCGGCCACGGCGCCCCGGGAGCCGCAGCCGCAGCCCCCGTTCCAGCCGCAGGCACCGCAGCCGGCACCCGCGGCCTGGAACCAGCCTGCGCCGCCCGCACCCACGGATCCCGTGCCCCCGCCGGCGCCCCACGCCCCGGGCCCGGGTCACCGGCGCCCCGGCGGCACCGCAGGCGGGCTACGGCTTCCCGCAGCCCGGAGTTCCGACTCCCCCGGCGCCCGACTCCCGTGTCAAGCAGGATGGTTACGGGTTCCCGCAGGCCGGTGCCCAGGGCGTTCCGCAAGCCGGCCCCCCGGCCGGCCCCATCTCACCCGCAGCCCAAGCGGCCCCCGCACCTCCCGCGGCTCCCAGCGCCCCCACCCCTCAGCCCGGCTACGGCTTCCCGCAGCCCGGCGGACCCGTTCCGCCCCAGAGCGGCTACGGCTTCCCGCAGCAGGGCGCTCCCGCTCCGGGCCCGGCCGCCCCACAGGACCAACCGCCCGCCCCCCAGGCCGGCTACGGCTTCCCGCAGCCGCCGGCCCCGGCCGCAGGTCCTGATGCGCACAACCCGCCCACCCCGCAGCCCGGCTACGGCTTCCCGCAGCAGGGCCAGCCGCCCGCCCCACAAGCCGGCTACGGCTTCCCGCAGCCCCCCGCGCAGCACGCCCAGGCCCAGCCCGGGCAGCCGCAGGGTCCCGCGGTCCCGCCCGCCGCCCCCGCCCCTCATCCCGGCCCGCAGCCCAGCGGCTACGGCTTCCCCCAGGCCACCCCAACGCCGCCCGCTCCGCCCGCCCAACAGGCGCCGCAGGCACAGCCGTCTCAGCCGCAGCCGCAGCCCCAGCCCCAACCCCCCGTCGACCCTCGCACCGGTGCCGCCTGGCCGCAGCCCGTGCAGCACGACCAGCGGCAGCCCACCAACCCCGGTGTCGCGCCCCTCGGTTACACCGCCGCGGTGGAGCTGTCCTCCGACCGGCTGCTCAACAACAAGAAGCAGAAGGCGAAGAGCGGCCGGCCGGGCGCGGGCGGTGGTCTGTTCAAGCTCGGAGCGAAGAAGGAAGAGGCCGAGCGGCAGCGGAAGCTGGAGCTGATCCGCACGCCGGTGCTGTCGTGCTACCGGATCGCCGTCATCAGCCTCAAGGGCGGTGTCGGCAAGACGACCACGACCACCGCGCTCGGCGCCACGCTCGCCACCGAGCGGCAGGACAAGATCCTCGCGATCGACGCGAACCCGGACGCCGGTACGCTCGGCCGCCGCGTGCGCCGCGAGACCGGGGCCACCATCCGCGACCTCGTCCAGGCGATCCCGTACCTCAACTCGTACATGGACATCCGGCGGTTCACCTCGCAGGCGCCCTCCGGCCTGGAGATCATCGCCAACGACGTCGACCCGGCCGTCTCCACGACGTTCAACGACGAGGACTACCGGCGCGCGATCGACGTGCTGGGCAAGCAGTACCCGATCATCCTGACCGACTCGGGTACGGGTCTGCTCTACAGCGCGATGCGCGGGGTGCTCGACCTCGCCGACCAGCTCATCATCATCTCGACGCCGTCCGTCGACGGTGCGAGCAGTGCCAGTACGACGCTGGACTGGCTGTCCGCGCACGGATACGCGGATCTGGTCTCGCGGTCCATCACCGTCATCTCCGGGGTGCGCGAGACCGGCAAGACGATCAAGGTGGAGGACATCGTCGGCCACTTCGAGACACGGTGCCGTGGTGTCGTCGTCGTGCCGTTCGACGAGCACCTGGCCGCCGGTGCCGAGGTCGACCTCGACATGATGCGGCCGAAGGTGCGGGAGGCGTACTTCAACCTCTCCGTGATGGTCGCCGAGGACATGGCGCGCCACCAGCAGTCACATGGGCTGTGGACCTCGGACGGCAACCCGCCCCCGGTCGCGGCACCGCCGATGCCGGGCCAGCCGCTGCCCGGTCAGCCGATGCCGGGGCAGCCGGCTCCGGGACAGCCCGTCCCCGGGCCGCCGTACCCGCAGCAGGGGCAGCAGCCGTACCCGCAGTACCCCGGCTACCCGCAGCAGCCGGGTCAGGCACAGCCCCAGCCGCAACCGCAGGGCCAGCCACAACCGCAGCCGCACCCGGGACAGCCCTACCCGCCGGCCCAGCAGCAGCCCTACCCGCCGAACCCGAACCAGGGCCAGGCTCCCGGGCAGGCCCCGCCTCAGCAGTAGTCCGCGGCCAGTCCGCCCGAACCGCCGAGGACACCGGCCGCTTCCTGCGTCGTACGACGGAGGGGGCGGCCGGTGTCATGCGCTGTACGGCGCGACGATCGCAAGTGTCCCCGCGAGAGCGTCGAGGGCACTCGTCCGATGGGTGACCGTACGGATCCCGGCGCCCGTGTCCTTGGTGCGAAAACCCCGGTCCGTCAGGACATAGAGCATGCGCAACGTGCGCATGGTGTTGGACGCCCAGGCCGGGACCGGCCCCGGCTCTCCCGTGCGGAAGGCCTCGGAGACGGGGTCGAGCCACCGCGCCGACTGCGCGGCGGTGAGTCCGGGGTGGCTCAGGATCTGCGCCAGGGCGTGGGCCAGTCGGTCGTCCTCCTGCGCGTCGAAGAGGTGACCGGTGGGGGTGAGCAGCCGTGCGACCGCCAACTCCAGGAGCGGCACGGGGTCTTGTCCCGGGTGGTGGGAAACGGCTGCCAGCAGGTCGGCGCCGTGGGCGACGGCGTGCAGCCAGCCGAGGGCGGGGTCATGGCCGCGCAGGTCCGTCTCGGCCGGATACCAGTCGGCGAAGGCGCTCCACCACCGCGGCCGCCAGGCGCCCGCTTCCACGATCCGGGCCAGGACCAGCGGCGCGAAGGCGCGGGCCTGGACGGCGGGGTCGGTGAAGCTCGCGGCCATGCGGTCGCCCAGCCGGAGCCGGTCCGCCGCGTCGAGGACCGGTATCCAGCGTGCGGCCCTGACGTAGGCCTGTTCGTCGCGCACCACGGGATCGGGTGAGCGAAGGTCCTCGACGAGCGTGTCGAGGGCCTCGGTACGGGCCGCCCCCGACAGCGTGCCGATGTCACCGACGTAGGTGCGGGAAGCAGAGGTGTCCATGGGCGGAGGCTATGCCGCCCCCGCCCCGCCGAACCCTCGAACGAACGGAGATCCGCTCCGAACGTAAGGAGAGCTACTCCCCGTCGTACGCCGCGATCAGCTCCCGGCACCGCTTGACGTCCACCGCCATGGTTTCCAGGAGCGCGTCGATGGAGTCGAACTTGGCCTGGCCGCGGACGAACGCGAGGAAGTCGACGGCGACGTGCAGGCCGTACAGGTCGAGGCCGACGCGGTCGATGGCGTACGCCTCCACCGTCCGCTCCGTCCCGTCGAACTGCGGGTTCGTGCCGACGGAGATCGCGGCCGGCATCGCCTCGTCCCCGACGTGCAGCCACCCGGCGTAGACGCCGTCGGCGGGGATCGCGGTGTGCGGCAGCGTCTCGACGTTGGCCGTCGGGAAGCCCAGCTCACGGCCGCGCTGGGCGCCGCGTACGACGACGCCCTCGACGCGGTGCGGGCGCCCGAGGATCTCGCGCGCGCCCTCCACGTCGCCCTCGGCGATCAGCCGCCGGGTCAGCGTCGAGGAGAAGGGCGTGCCGCCGCCTGCCTCACCGGTCACGTACAGATCCACCAGCTCGACCTCGAAGTCGTACGTCTTCCCCTGCTCGGCCAGGAACTCCACGTTCCCGGCGGCCTTGTGGCCGAAGCGGAAGTTCGGGCCCTCGACCACGGCCCTGGCGTGCAGTTTGTCGACCAGCACCTTGACCACGAACTCGGCGGGCGAGAGCCGCGAGAACTCGGTGGTGAAGGGAAGGATCAGCAGCGCGTCGACGCCCAGCTCCGCCATCAGTTCGGCACGGCGGTGGTGCGGGGCGAGCAGCGGCGGGTGGCTGCCGGGCCGCACGACCTCGCTGGGGTGCGGGTCGAAGGTCACCACGACGGAGGGAACGCCCAGCTCACGGGCGCGTTCCACGGCATGCCGGATGATCAGCTGGTGTCCGCGGTGGACTCCGTCGTAGGACCCGATGGTGACGACGCTGCGCCCCCAGTCCTGGGGGATGTCCTCCAAGCCACGCCAGCGCTGCACTGTGACCGCTCCTCGTCGAACCTGTGTCCGTGTCTGCCTCATACGCAGGTCTAAGGGTGCCATGCCGCGTCCGTTCGGCCCGCATCGGCATGGGGGCTGTGACGGGCGGCACGTAGCGTCACCGGCCGTCACGGGGGTTTCGCGCCGGTCAGGCCGGGACGCGGACGACGCCCGCCAGGTTCTCGATCATGCGGCGGGTGCTCGGTCCGACCACCGCGGCCCATGCCTCGGGCTCCCTGGTCAGCCAGCGGGCCACGAGGGGTGCGAAGCCCGGTACCCGGCGGCCCAGTTCTACCAGGGCCTGGTCGAAACGGGTCGCGCCGTCGGGAGTGCGTACGAGCAGCAGACCGGCCCGGCGCACCAGCTCACGGGTGTGCTGCTCGCCGCTGTGCCGCGCTCCGTCGGCGGCGGCGCACAGCAGGGCGACGAGCACGGCGGGATCGCGTTCACGCCCGAGAAGCAGCCCGAGCAGCTCGTGCCGCAGCGGACCGGACTCCGCACCGCCGGGCGCGGCGAGAACGGTCGTGAGCGCGACCCGCACCTCGGGGGGACCGCCGTCCAGCAGGCCGCCGACCAGCGGAAGGAGTACGGCCCGGGAGGCGAGGCCCTGCTCCAGGCGCCGCTCGACGTACGCGGCGACGTGGTCGGCCGTCTCCGGGCGCAGCTCCACGACCTCGCGGACCAGGGTGGCGACCCGGCGGGCGAGGGCGGGCGTGGTGACGTCGGCGAGCGTACGCAGCACTTCGCCGACGTCGGGTCCCGGTCGTCGGAGCCGGGCCTGGAAGGCCTCGAGCACCGGCTCCGGGTGGGAGGCGAGGGCGGTGGCCAGCGCGCTCGCCGGCACCTGCGGGTCACCCTCGCCGAAGCGTGCCAGGGCCTGCGGGAGGTGCCGGGAGCGGGTGCGCGGATCGCGCACGAGAAGCGCGAGGGCGCCGCCGTGCAGGGTGCAGTCGGCGGGGCGGGCGAGCAGGGCGAGCGCGGCGTAGCGCAGCAGTTCCCGGCCGTCCTCGGTGCGCACGTGCGGAGCGGCACGCAGCCCGTAGGCCACGGCCGCCACCCGGCGCGCGGGGCGCTCGTCGTGGGCCCACCGGTCGACGGCCCGGCACACCGCCGACGGCTCCTCCTCGGCGAGTACGGCGAGCAGCTCGTCCCCGCGCCGGTGCGCGCTGTCGGCCAGCGCCTCGGTCAGGTCGTCCAGGGCGCGGCGCCGGTGCGTGTGCAGCAGCGCCTGGGCGGCGGTGGCCACGGTCGCGTCCGGGGTCGCGGGCAGCGGGCGGTCGTCGTCGAACCAGCGGGTGAGGTGGGGGTGTACGGCGGCGGGGTCGGCGGCGAGGAGCCCGGAGACGGCGTCCAGATAGCGGGGGCCTTCGGCCGGGCCGCCCGGCGCCTCGTCCGCGACGACGAGCTGTCGCAGCAGGTCGAACCGCTCGGTGTCCCCCACCGGCACGCTCTCCCAGAACGAGGGCCCGAACTCCTCCGGCACACACCGCCCTTGGGCCCGCCACTCGATGATCCGCGCGGCGAGGTGCCGCAGGACGGGGAGGTACGGCGTCGCGTCGGGCACGTGCAGCAGAACGTCCGCGAGGAGCCGCACGGGCCACCAGGCGGGGTGGTCCGACGGAGTGGGGTGTGACGGAGTGGGGTGCGACGAAGTGGGGTGCAACAGAGTGGGGCCCAGCGGACCGGGGTTCGTCGGGACGGGGGTTCTCGCGGCGAGGGTCCTCGTAGCGGGGGGCCTCGTGGCGGGGGGCCTCGTGGCGGCAGTCGGCGCGGCGAGGCTCTGGGCGTTGCCGGCCCCGGGATCGGGGCGCTGCGGCAGCAGTGCGCCCGCGGCGTCGGCCAGGTCCTCCAGACGGAGGGCGAGTTCGGCGGGGCCCTGCTGGCGAGCGAGGAGGAGCAGGGCCTGGACGATGGGGCCGGTGCGGTGGCGGGGGACGGGGGGAGTGCTGGGCGGCGTGTCACGGTCGCGGTGGACGAGTGCGTGCAGCGCGGCCTCCAGGTCCAGATGCATGCCCTGGATCCAGTCGGCGAGTTCCTCGTGGGCGAAGCGGTAGCCGTTGCCCGCGGGCACGAGGAGGCCCTCGGTGAGAACCGCGGTGGCCCAGCCGGTGATGCCGTCGAAGGGCCGTCCCGGCACGGGCCCCCACGGGAACACGGCCTCGAACGACTCGCGGTCCAGCTCTCCCTGCCCGGCCCCCAGACAGCGGCGCGCGGCCGCGTGGACCTGCCCTGACACCCGGGCGGCGAGGCGCCGCACCGCCGTGCCGCGCAGCCCGTCGGCCGCCGCGAGCCGGACCGCGATGCGCAAGCACATCAGATCCAGGTAGGAGGAGAACACCTCGTCGCGACCGAGCCGCCCGAACCACGCACCGGAGCCATCGGTTCCGCCCAAATCACCCGAGCCACCTGACCCACGTGAATCACCTGAGCCACCCGACGCACGTGAATCACCCGAGCCACGTGCATCGCGCGCGCCACGCGAGCCACCACAACCCTCTGAATCACCCGAGCCACCAGGGGCCGTCCCGGCGGTCCACTCGGGCAGCCGGTGCGCGAGAGCCGACGGCATCTCCTCGGGCCCGTCCAGCAGGAGCAGCAACGGGCGCCCCGCTTCCCGCGCGACACGGGCCAGCCGCTCCGGACGGACGTCGCCGAGCACCCCGTCCGCGTGGCGGGCTCCGCCGTCCACGCCGCCCACGCCGTCCGCCGCCGCCACGATCCGCGCCGCTCGCTCCAGCGCCCGTGCCGCGGCATCGGCCACGGACGTGTCGGTGGCCAGCAGATCCGCACCGCGCAGCCACAGGGTGGGCGCCGGTTCAGGCGCCCGGGTGCGCCGGGCGGCCAGGG from Streptomyces avermitilis MA-4680 = NBRC 14893 includes the following:
- a CDS encoding trypsin-like peptidase domain-containing protein; translated protein: MAERGRRTRDDGRGGRDAAEGAPAGREGQDATAAALVRFCDPAGRPRGTGFAADHHGTVLTSHEAVDGLSRLVLHAPGDRSCVVTAGAVTPLPDLGLAIVRTEGLALAPLPVIVRDRVGVGSYVRLVAGGWREARVLGTTAVTYTATDRCHLLDGAMELAIGTAGVDALRLGGGAAGGPVLDAETGAVVAVLGTALHTEHRAAGFAVPLRGTGCAAGPLDELLARNAATVPAYRADLNPAGVLELAATTVGSDGPSRAHEALAPVERARIVGEFAAFADGPAAVLGLVGAPGSGRTTELASLAARRTRAPEPAPTLWLRGADLLATDTSVADAAARALERAARIVAAADGVGGVDGGARHADGVLGDVRPERLARVAREAGRPLLLLLDGPEEMPSALAHRLPEWTAGTAPGGSGDSEGCGGSRGARDARGSGDSRASGGSGDSRGSGGSGDLGGTDGSGAWFGRLGRDEVFSSYLDLMCLRIAVRLAAADGLRGTAVRRLAARVSGQVHAAARRCLGAGQGELDRESFEAVFPWGPVPGRPFDGITGWATAVLTEGLLVPAGNGYRFAHEELADWIQGMHLDLEAALHALVHRDRDTPPSTPPVPRHRTGPIVQALLLLARQQGPAELALRLEDLADAAGALLPQRPDPGAGNAQSLAAPTAATRPPATRPPATRTLAARTPVPTNPGPLGPTLLHPTSSHPTPSHPTPSDHPAWWPVRLLADVLLHVPDATPYLPVLRHLAARIIEWRAQGRCVPEEFGPSFWESVPVGDTERFDLLRQLVVADEAPGGPAEGPRYLDAVSGLLAADPAAVHPHLTRWFDDDRPLPATPDATVATAAQALLHTHRRRALDDLTEALADSAHRRGDELLAVLAEEEPSAVCRAVDRWAHDERPARRVAAVAYGLRAAPHVRTEDGRELLRYAALALLARPADCTLHGGALALLVRDPRTRSRHLPQALARFGEGDPQVPASALATALASHPEPVLEAFQARLRRPGPDVGEVLRTLADVTTPALARRVATLVREVVELRPETADHVAAYVERRLEQGLASRAVLLPLVGGLLDGGPPEVRVALTTVLAAPGGAESGPLRHELLGLLLGRERDPAVLVALLCAAADGARHSGEQHTRELVRRAGLLLVRTPDGATRFDQALVELGRRVPGFAPLVARWLTREPEAWAAVVGPSTRRMIENLAGVVRVPA